The window CAAGGATTGTACCAAACCTCAAGTCAATATTTCCTTGAGGAATGAACTCTATTTTTTGATCGTAGTATATTTCAGATACTTCGATCTGTTTATTGGGAAGTTTAATCCCAAGTAAGGGTTTTACATACTTATTTATCATAGCGATATCAAATTCTAAGTAATACCCAACTAGCGGACGTGAACCGATAAATTTTAAAAATTCAGGAATAACTTCCAAGGTTGTTTTAGCATCTACTAAATCAATCTCTCTGATCCCATGAATCTTTTTACTTTCGCTGCTAATGTCACAAGAGTTTTGTATGAACATTTCAAAAGTTTGCGATGTTAGTATTTTATTATTTTTTATCTTAACTGCACCTATAGAAAGTATCTCATCTTTCTTAGGATTTAAGCCTGTTGTCTCAGTATCAAACACTACATATTCATCGCTATTATTTTCTTCAAACAGAAACTTAAAACTATCGTCTTTTAAACGCTTTAAATCTCTAGCTTTACGAAGTTCATTAAAAAAACTCTTAAACATTACACAACCATATTTAAGTGAAAATGAAAACTCATGAATTTTTTAAATTTATTAACGATTTTGAAACTATCTTTTAACAGATCACGTTGATTCTTTTCCAAGTTTGCAGGATTTACAAAGTTTTCATCTTTGTCCGCACTTTGTGCATGTAGTCTTACAGCACTTAAAGTATCAAAACTCTCTATTAATTCTGTTGCAAAATTTTTATCTATTACACCTTTGTTATTCAACTCTTTTATACGTTCAACAGTATTAGTTTCATTCACTTGATATTGAAGAGAAAGTGTTCTAACACCATGAACTAAAGCAAATATTCCCCCTTTTTTGATATCTAATTTATTATTGTGTTGTTTATCAGTTACGAATGAGCTGAACATTGAAAGTGGAGTTTCAAAGTTAAGCACAGCTTTTGACATATGAGCTAAAACATCATCACGTGAGTGAAAATTAGTATGTAAGAAATTCATTACATCATCTAACAACTCTTTATTACCGGCTGCTGCCTGAGCATCTAAGATAATGCTCAAAGTTTGTAGCTTGTCTTCATCCATAGAATTAGCCAAAGACTTGATCAGAGATTTGTACCCCTCAACATTGCGTCTCCAAAATTCATTTGAGATCATGACATCGCCAGTACACTTAGGAAAACCAAGTTCTATAAGGTATGAATTTAGTTTTAGCATAGGTTCTTTGAACAGCTGTTCATCAACACCGTCTTTGATGATCAGGGCATTGTCTTGATCAGTTTTAATTATCTGCTCACCCCTGCCCTCACTTCCTAAAACTACAAGACAACATTTATCTTCAAGCTCTTTTGGAACACTCATAGAAAAAAGTTTTTTGTATATTTTTATATTTAAAGTTGAAACCAACTTTGTGATATATCTTGTTTTTACACCTTTAGTTTTTAAGATAGTTACCAAGTTACCTAAATCAGACTGGATATCTTTAAGATCATCAATAGATTCAGCTTTCTCAAGTTGTACTGCTATTAGATGTGAATGGTTTGCAAAGTATGAGAGTAGATCTAGTTGCTCTAACACTCCAACAATTTTTTCTTCATCTGTAACGACAACTCTTTTTATCTCGTTTTGAGTCATAAGTAAAAGTGCATTAAATAAAAAGTCGTTTATATCTATCGATATAATTCCTGGACTAGATATTTTTGAAATTTTTTCATTTACATCCAGTCCTGCCAAAAGCACTTTTTGTTTGAGATTAGTATCTGTTACAATCTCATATTCATCATCTTTTTTTACTAAAATAACTTTTGCTTTAAGCTTATTTTGTTTTCTCAATGATTCAAGAATAGAATCGTTTTGATCAACCAAACATGCTTTGTGGATATATATATCAGTAACTCTAGCCA of the Sulfurimonas sp. genome contains:
- a CDS encoding 3'-5' exonuclease, with the protein product MFKSFFNELRKARDLKRLKDDSFKFLFEENNSDEYVVFDTETTGLNPKKDEILSIGAVKIKNNKILTSQTFEMFIQNSCDISSESKKIHGIREIDLVDAKTTLEVIPEFLKFIGSRPLVGYYLEFDIAMINKYVKPLLGIKLPNKQIEVSEIYYDQKIEFIPQGNIDLRFGTILEDCGIPNMGAHNAVNDAIMTAMIYLKLTKGKNNVR
- a CDS encoding putative nucleotidyltransferase substrate binding domain-containing protein; protein product: MSILDQRRLIKSIHPFDLLEEKDIDNLMGKIDIAYYTKDTLLLSKTLPSIAFYIIIKGSVTEYIDDEIHNVYSSGDSFDADALIYNKTEGRFVVEEDLICYEIKKEDFLLLLEDKRVQSYFLSDFVSRHQNLKHYDSQSELTPFLMARVTDIYIHKACLVDQNDSILESLRKQNKLKAKVILVKKDDEYEIVTDTNLKQKVLLAGLDVNEKISKISSPGIISIDINDFLFNALLLMTQNEIKRVVVTDEEKIVGVLEQLDLLSYFANHSHLIAVQLEKAESIDDLKDIQSDLGNLVTILKTKGVKTRYITKLVSTLNIKIYKKLFSMSVPKELEDKCCLVVLGSEGRGEQIIKTDQDNALIIKDGVDEQLFKEPMLKLNSYLIELGFPKCTGDVMISNEFWRRNVEGYKSLIKSLANSMDEDKLQTLSIILDAQAAAGNKELLDDVMNFLHTNFHSRDDVLAHMSKAVLNFETPLSMFSSFVTDKQHNNKLDIKKGGIFALVHGVRTLSLQYQVNETNTVERIKELNNKGVIDKNFATELIESFDTLSAVRLHAQSADKDENFVNPANLEKNQRDLLKDSFKIVNKFKKFMSFHFHLNMVV